One region of Macadamia integrifolia cultivar HAES 741 chromosome 11, SCU_Mint_v3, whole genome shotgun sequence genomic DNA includes:
- the LOC122093988 gene encoding subtilisin-like protease SBT5.4, translated as MGRFSRIPLFLLPVLLFSMLQRPTLAIKKSYVVYLGSHSHGPEITQSHIDLAAQSHYEFLSDFVGGPEAAEESILYCYTKHINGFAATLEEEKAAEIAKHPKVISVFPNKGVKLHTTRSWDFLGLGKNGAALPGSLWEKARYGEDIIIGNLDTGVWPESKSFSDNGYGPIPLKWKGGCTDTSPNGVRCNRKLIGGKAFNLGYLAAVGKTYNTTRDERGHGTHTLSTTGGNFVQNANIYGIGNGTASGGSPRARVASYKVCGEPIGDNSCFDADILAAFDAAIHDGVDIISVSLGGDTTNYFNDSTAIGSFHAVKNGIVVVISAGNDGPADGTVTNVAPWLLTVAASTLDRRFQANVKLGNNQQLKGQSLSTVSLPSVGKMYPLVIGVIAKAKNASYRNASYCKPGSLDPELVKGKIVVCKMGGADKAAVDAGAVGIIWVHEDDSVEPESHKIPASHLSSTNGLALYKYINSTKAPTAYISPVKTKLGAKPAPLMASFSSRGPNNLTLEILKPDITAPGVHVMAAIHQADDEAITYNLMSGTSMSCPHVAGVSGLLKKLYPHWSPAALKSAIMTTASTRDNRRKPILNSTKKRANPFNYGAGQVQPNSAMDPGLVYDLTTIDYKNFLCAIGYNQILISLFSETKLPYTCPNPAISLLDFNYPSITVPNLSGSTTVTRKLKNVGSPGTYKAQIRPPLGISITVEPAILTFNSVGQEKTFKLTMKTKQPGFAKDYVFGELKWSDGIHKVKSPIVVKAAAT; from the exons ATGGGGAGGTTCTCAAGGATTCCGCTCTTCCTTCTTCCTGTTTTGCTTTTCTCCATGTTGCAGAGACCCACGTTAGCAATAAAAAAG TCTTATGTGGTATACTTGGGATCACATTCACATGGTCCAGAAATCACACAAAGTCATATTGACCTAGCCGCACAATCTCATTACGAGTTTCTCTCAGATTTTGTTGGAGG CCCCGAGGCTGCCGAAGAATCGATTTTATACTGCTACACGAAACATATCAATGGTTTTGCAGCTACccttgaagaagagaaagcaGCTGAGATCGCAA AGCATCCCAAGGTCATATCAGTTTTTCCAAACAAAGGAGTGAAATTACATACAACCCGGTCGTGGGATTTTCTTGGACTAGGGAAAAATGGTGCAGCTCTACCTGGGTCGCTATGGGAGAAGGCCAGATATGGGGAAGACATAATTATTGGAAACCTTGACACTG GTGTCTGGCCAGAATCAAAGAGCTTTAGTGACAATGGGTATGGACCCATTCCATTAAAATGGAAAGGAGGTTGTACGGACACTAGCCCTAACGGAGTTCGTTGCAATAG GAAGCTGATTGGCGGCAAGGCCTTCAACTTAGGATACCTAGCAGCCGTTGGCAAAACCTACAACACCACACGAGACGAGCGAGGACATGGAACCCACACCCTATCGACCACGGGCGGAAACTTCGTCCAAAATGCCAATATCTATGGAATCGGCAATGGCACGGCCTCGGGAGGATCACCAAGGGCGCGCGTAGCCTCATACAAGGTGTGCGGAGAGCCCATCGGAGATAATTCATGCTTCGACGCTGACATCCTTGCCGCTTTTGATGCCGCCATTCACGACGGTGTCGACATTATCTCCGTGTCCCTGGGAGGTGACACTACCAACTACTTTAATGATAGCACGGCCATCGGTTCTTTCCACGCCGTCAAGAACGGTATCGTTGTGGTAATCTCGGCCGGAAACGATGGTCCGGCAGATGGCACAGTCACCAACGTGGCCCCCTGGCTGTTGACCGTGGCCGCCAGCACCTTGGACCGCCGGTTCCAGGCCAATGTGAAGCTTGGCAACAATCAGCAGTTGAAAGGGCAGAGCCTCTCCACGGTTTCCCTGCCCTCGGTCGGCAAGATGTACCCTCTGGTGATTGGTGTCATCGCTAAAGCGAAGAACGCTTCATACCGCAACGCCAGTTACTGCAAGCCTGGGTCGCTGGACCCGGAGCTGGTAAAGGGGAAGATAGTTGTGTGCAAGATGGGTGGTGCGGACAAGGCTGCGGTCGACGCAGGGGCTGTGGGGATTATATGGGTTCACGAGGATGACTCTGTGGAGCCCGAATCTCACAAGATCCCTGCTTCACATTTATCAAGTACAAACGGTCTTGCGTTGTACAAGTACATCAACTCGACGAAAGCACCCACGGCATACATATCACCGGTCAAGACGAAGCTTGGTGCGAAGCCGGCACCTTTGATGGCCTCATTCTCCTCTCGGGGACCCAACAACTTGACCCTCGAGATTCTCAAGCCCGACATCACTGCACCAGGGGTGCATGTCATGGCTGCCATTCACCAAGCTGACGACGAAGCCATCACATATAACTTAATGTCAGGCACGTCTATGTCTTGCCCTCACGTCGCTGGTGTTAGTGGcctcctcaagaaactctacccacaTTGGAGCCCCGCCGCCCTCAAATCTGCCATCATGACCACCG CAAGTACGAGGGATAATAGAAGGAAGCCGATACTGAATTCGACAAAAAAGAGAGCAAACCCATTCAACTATGGAGCTGGACAAGTTCAACCCAACAGTGCCATGGATCCTGGCTTGGTCTATGACCTAACAACCATCGACTACAAGAACTTCTTATGTGCCATTGGCTACAATCAAATTTTAATAAGCCTCTTTTCCGAGACGAAACTACCTTACACATGTCCCAATCCCGCCATTAGTCTCTTGGACTTCAACTATCCTTCCATCACAGTACCCAATCTCTCCGGCTCCACCACTGTGACGAGGAAACTGAAGAATGTTGGGTCTCCAGGTACATACAAGGCCCAGATTCGACCTCCCTTAGGCATTTCTATTACGGTGGAACCAGCTATCCTGACATTCAATTCGGTTGGACAAGAAAAGACGTTCAAACTAACCATGAAGACTAAGCAACCTGGTTTTGCTAAAGACTACGTCTTTGGCGAGCTTAAATGGTCTGATGGGATTCACAAGGTCAAGAGTCCGATTGTGGTTAAGGCAGCTGCAACATAG